The following proteins are co-located in the Lagopus muta isolate bLagMut1 chromosome 11, bLagMut1 primary, whole genome shotgun sequence genome:
- the MON1A gene encoding vacuolar fusion protein MON1 homolog A, protein MAADVHKKKGWEVPNGSLAPGDGQHTERSESPTPGLAQGTEPGAGQEGAMFVHTRSYEDLTSPEEGGAVVRSPEERRGEPAEPTSMEQISKDFSELSTQLTGMALDLEEEMRQSQEGKLEPSPQATRHDSVLSGKEEEDVTMDTWRMHRKHVFVLSEAGKPVYSRYGSEEALSSTMGVMMALVSFLEAEKNAIRSIHADGYKVVFVRRSPLVLVAVARTRQSEQEIAHELLYIYYQILSLLTWTQLNHIFQQKQNYDLRRLLAGSERITDNLLDLMAHDPSFLMGAVRCLPLAASVRDAVSTSLQQAKAKSLVFSILLSGNQLVSLVRKKDQFLHPIDLHLLFNLISSSSSFREGEAWTPICLPKFNSSGFFHAHISYLEQEMDLCLLLVSTDREDFFTVSDCKRRFQERLRRRGVHHALQEALRTPFYSVAQVGIPDLRHFIYKSKSSGLFTSPEIEAPYVREEEKERLLGLYQYLHSRAHNSSRPLKNIYFTGPRENLLAWVTSAFELYICYSPLGTKAGAISAVNKLMKWIRKEEDRLFILTPQTY, encoded by the exons ATGGCTGCGGATGTACACAAGAAGAAAGGCTGGGAAGTGCCCAACGGGTCCCTGGCGCCGGGCGATGGGCAGCACACAGAGCGCTCCGAGAGCCCCACACCAGGGCTGGCACAGGGGACGGAGCCGG GTGCGGGCCAGGAGGGAGCCATGTTTGTGCACACCCGCTCCTACGAGGACCTGACCAGCCCTGAGGAGGGGGGGGCTGTGGTGCGGAGCCCTGAGGAGAGGCGAGGGGAGCCGGCTGAGCCCACGAGCATGGAGCAGATCAGTAAGGACTTCAGCgagctgagcacacagctcacGGGCATGGCCCTCGACCTGGAGGAGGAGATGAGACAGAGCCAGGAGGGGAAGCTGGAGCCGTCCCCACAGGCCACCCGCCACGACTCGGTGCTGtcaggaaaggaggaggaggatgtgaCCATGGACACCTGGCGCATGCATCGGAAGCACGTCTTTGTGCTGAGTGAGGCTGGCAAGCCCGTGTATTCCCGCTACGGGTCCGAGGAGGCCCTCTCCAGCACCATGGGTGTCATGATGGCCCTGGTGTCCTTCCTAGAGGCCGAGAAAAATGCCATCCGGTCCATCCATGCAG ACGGCTACAAGGTGGTCTTTGTGCGGAGGAGCCCgctggtgctggtggctgtggcaCGGACCCGGCAGTCTGAGCAGGAGATCGCCCATGAGCTGCTCTACATCTATTACCAAATCCTGAGCCTGCTCACCTGGACTCAGCTCAACCACATCttccagcagaagcagaactACGACCTGCGCAGGCTCCTTGCTGGCTCTGAGCGCATCACTGACAACCTGCTGGACCTTATGGCCCACGACCCCAGCTTCCTCATGGGTGCCGTGCGCTGCCTGCCCTTGGCTGCCAGCGTGCGGGATGCCGTCAGCACCAGCCTCCAGCAGGCCAAGGCCAAGAGCTTGGTCTTCTCCATCCTCCTGTCAGGGAACCAGCTGGTTTCTCTTGTGAGGAAGAAGGATCAGTTCCTCCACCCCATCGACCTCCATCTGCTCTTCAACctcatcagctcctcctcctcctttcgGGAGGGCGAAGCCTGGACTCCCATTTGCCTCCCTAAGTTCAATTCCAGCGGCTTCTTCCACGCTCACATCTCCTACCTGGAGCAGGAGATGGACCTGTGCCTCCTGTTGGTCTCTACTGACCGCGAGGACTTCTTCACAGTCTCCGACTGCAAGCGGCGCTTCCAGGAGCGGCTGCGGCGGCGAGGAGTGCACCATGCTCTGCAGGAGGCCCTGCGCACCCCCTTCTACAGCGTCGCCCAGGTGGGCATCCCTGACCTGCGGCACTTCATCTACAAGTCCAAGAGCTCTGGGCTCTTCACCAG CCCTGAGATCGAGGCACCCTACGTgcgggaggaggagaaggaaaggctcTTGGGGCTCTATCAGTACCTCCACAGCCGGGCTCACAACTCGTCACGCCCCCTGAAGAACATCTACTTCACAGGCCCACGTGAAAACCTCCTGGCTTGG GTCACCAGCGCCTTCGAGCTCTACATATGCTACAGTCCACTGGGGACCAAGGCAGGTGCCATCAGTGCTGTCAACAAGCTCATGAAGTGGATCCGCAAGGAGGAAGACCGGCTCTTCATCCTCACACCCCAGACGTACTGA